One Helianthus annuus cultivar XRQ/B chromosome 12, HanXRQr2.0-SUNRISE, whole genome shotgun sequence genomic region harbors:
- the LOC110895905 gene encoding probable NADH dehydrogenase [ubiquinone] 1 alpha subcomplex subunit 12 — protein MAAVAKNVLNGIKERGLIGFARELREQGFLNCLTDGNLLQTKIHNIGATLVGVDKFGNKYYQKLEGTQYGRHRWVEYASKDRYNASQVPPEWHGWLHFITDHTGDELLMLKPKRYGLDHKENSTGEGDEYIYHSKGHTLNPGQRDWTRYQSWQPTKTQ, from the exons ATGGCTGCTGTTGCAAAGAACGTTCTCAATGGCATCAAGGAGAGGGGTCTCATCGGCTTTGCACGCGAGCTCCGTGAACAAGGATTTCT GAACTGTCTTACTGATGGAAATCTTTT GCAAACGAAGATCCACAACATTGGTGCGACATTAGTGGGTGTTGACAAATTTGGCAATAAATACTATCAGAAGCTTGAAGGGACACAATACG GAAGACACAGGTGGGTGGAATATGCATCAAAGGACCGTTACAATGCTTCTCAGGTCCCACCTGAATGGCACGGTTGGCTGCACTTCATAACTGATCACACTGGAGACGAG CTTCTAATGCTTAAACCGAAGAGGTACGGGTTGGATCACAAGGAGAACTCTACAGGTGAAGGTGATGAATACATCTATCATTCCAAGGGGCACACACTGAACCCTGGCCAGAGAGACTGGACCAGGTACCAGTCCTGGCAACCCACTAAGACCCAGTAA
- the LOC110895904 gene encoding THO complex subunit 2, translating to MSLPALECKYVTDECIREWKNGSSTFKPPAPAPVLRYLYELCWNIVRGELPIQKCKSALELVEFSDRVSDDEVASNLADIVSQMAQDLTMPGEYRARLIKLAKWMVEHSVVPLRLFHERCEEEFLWDSEMIKIKAADLKSKEVRVNTRLLYQQTKFNLLREESEGYAKLVTLLCGSEVCSPNASAATVGIIKSLIGHFNLDPNRVFDIVLECFELQPDNNVFLNLIPIFPKSNASQILGFKFQYYHRTEVNNTVPFGLYQLTALLVKKEFLDLDSIYAHLLPEDNDAFDHYNEFSAKRLDEANKIGKINLAATGKDLMDDEKQGDVTVDLFAALDMESEAVTERSSELENSQTLGLLIGFLFVDDWYHANILFRRLAPLNPVEHIRICDGLFRLIDKTISPAYELVRQRQLQSTDSDSMETDINFTKKSFINLPKELFEMLTSVGPYLHRDTLLLQKVCRVLRGYYLSAVRSVNSGDDLNLSENRTPRLHLKDARLNLEEALGACLLPSLQLIPANPAVGQEIWAVLSLLPYEARYRLYGEWEKDDECNPMVLSAKQTAKLDTRRILKRLAKENLKQLGRMVAKLAHANPMTVLRTIVHQIEAYRDMIAPVVDAFKYLTQLEYDILEYVVIERLVQGGREKLKDDGLNLSDWLQSLASFWGHLCKKYPSMELRGLFQYLVNQLKKGSGIELVLLQELIQQMANVQYTENMTEEQLDAMAGSETLRYQATSFGATRNNKALIKSTNRLRDSLLPKDEPKLAIPLLLLIAQHRSVVVIEADSPHIKMVCEQLDRCHGSLLQYVEFLCGAMTSVNSYAQLVPDLHDLIHLYHLEPEVAFLIYRPVMRLFRCQTTSDVFWPLDCDESSSSSAQGKEGGLILDIGPPRKPVTWSDLLETVRTVLPAKAWNSLSPDLYATFWGLTLYDLYVPRNRYESEIAKQHAALKALEELSDNSNSAITKRKKDKEKIQESLDKLTSELQKHEENVASVRRRLAREKDNWLSSCPDTLKINMEFLQRCIFPRCTFSMPDAVYCAMFVHTLHSLGTPFFNTVNHIDVLICKTLQPMICCCTEYEVGRLGRFLFETLKTAYYWKSDESIYERECGNMPGFAVYYRYPNSQRVTYSQFIKVHWKWSQRITRLLIQCLESTEYMEIRNALILLTKVSNVFPVTRKSGINLEKRVAKLKSDEREDLKVLATGVAAALAARKPSWVTEEEFGMGYLDLKPAPVASKSVYVTPATINASQSETANGRTTSVQHHDSGTSNTSRTKPSEGKHDKGKGGSLSNGSDLLAGPPRSAESQKQIDDSENPAKGPAAKRSVSTASVPKQPKQDAVKTETKPKLGGPVHEVFALAKGSSSRSSDPETGVLKLAESRKDDSSEPMDVQRRTSSRPTHSPRPENSYASKSNDKPTKRTSPAEEQDRFNKRRKGEHDLRDVEPEVRFSDRERASEDEPVRVSDKQLDKPKVERYDREHRERYHGDDVMEKLRDRSMERYSRERSVDRDSDKGSKDDRNKGRYNDNPADKDDRFRGQSLPPPPPLLPHVVPQSVNANRRDEDSDRRFGTARHSQRLSPRHDDRERRRSEENMLLSQEDAKRRREEEIRERKREEREAFSNKMDERERDMEREKVNATKEELDVNASKRRKLKREQHMASEPGEYSPAASASAPAPPLHINMTSSYDVTRDRGDRKAPVPRNVYMEEPTRMHAKDVPTKMTRRDSDPMYDREWEEEKRQRVEPKRRHRK from the exons CTTACAATGCCTGGAGAATATCGTGCTCGTCTTATTAAATTG GCAAAGTGGATGGTGGAACATTCTGTGGTCCCTTTGAGACTGTTCCATGAACGGTGTGAG GAAGAATTTCTATGGGATTCAGAGATGATTAAGATAAAGGCTGCTGATTTGAAGTCAAAAGAG GTTAGGGTTAACACTCGTCTTCTTTATCAACAAACTAAATTCAACCTTCTTCGAGAAGAAAGCGAAGGCTATGCCAAGCTG GTTACCCTTCTATGTGGTTCAGAAGTTTGCTCTCCAAATGCATCAGCAGCAACAGTCGGCATAAttaag TCGTTGATTGGACACTTCAATTTGGATCCAAACCGTGTCTTCGACATT GTATTGGAGTGTTTTGAACTTCAGCCAGATAACAATGTCTTCTTGAACCTGATTCCTATTTTCCCCAAG TCTAATGCTTCACAAATTCTTGGTTTCAAGTTTCAATATTATCACCGTACAGAAGTAAATAATACGGTACCTTTTGGGCTCTATCAGCTTACAGCACTACTGGTCAAGAAGGAGTTTTTAGATCTTGATAGCAT ATATGCACATCTTCTTCCTGAGGACAATGACGCCTTTGATCATTATAATGAATTTTCTGCAAAACGACTTGATGAG GCTAATAAGATTGGTAAAATAAATCTTGCTGCTACTGGAAAGGATCTTATGGATGATGAAAAACAAGGAGACGTGACGGTAGATCTTTTTGCTGCTTTAGATATGGAAAGTGAAGCAGTTACAGAGCGCTCTTCAGAACTTGAAAACAGTCAAACTTTAGGCCTGCTCATAGGTTTTCTTTTTGTGGATGACTG GTATCATGCAAATATCCTATTCCGCCGTCTCGCGCCACTAAATCCAGTTGAACATATTCGGATTTGTGATGGTTTGTTTAG GCTCATTGATAAAACAATTTCTCCTGCTTATGAACTTGTTCGTCAGCGACAGCTTCAATCTACCGATTCTGATTCAATGGAGACAGATATTAACTTCACGAAAAAATCATTTATTAATCTCCCAAAAGAATTATTCGAGATGCTTACTTCTGTTGGGCCCTATCTTCATCGTGATACATTACTACTGCAGAAG GTATGCAGAGTGCTGAGAGGTTATTACCTTTCTGCAGTCAGAAGTGTCAATTCTGGTGATGACTTGAATTTGAGTGAAAATCGAACTCCTCGGCTCCACCTAAAGGACGCTAGGTTAAACCTTGAGGAAGCACTTGGTGCATGTCTACTTCCGTCACTTCAGTTAATACCAGCAAATCCAGCTGTTGGACAGGAGATTTGGGCTGTACTGAGTCTACTTCCTTACGag GCGAGGTATCGTTTATATGGGGAATGGGAAAAGGATGACGAGTGCAACCCCATGGTTCTATCTGCAAAGCAGACAGCAAAG CTGGACACCAGAAGGATCCTGAAACGGCTTGCAAAGGAAAACTTAAAGCAGCTTGGACGGATGGTTGCAAAGTTAGCTCACGCAAATCCCATGACTGTGCTTCGAACCATAGTTCACCAG ATAGAGGCATATAGGGATATGATTGCTCCAGTTGTAGATGCATTCAAATATTTGACACAG CTTGAGTATGATATTTTGGAATATGTTGTCATTGAACGACTGGTACAAGGTGGTCGTGAAAAGCTAAAAGATGACGGTCTAAACTTATCAGACTGGCTTCAATCTCTGGCGTCATTTTGGGGTCATTT GTGTAAAAAGTACCCATCAATGGAACTCAGGGGTCTATTCCAGTATCTAGTAAATCAGCTGAAAAAAGGGAGTGGGATTGAACTTGTTCTCTTGCAG GAACTTATCCAGCAAATGGCTAATGTTCAGTATACAGAGAACATGACTGAAGAGCAGTTGGATGCTATGGCAGGAAGCGAGACTCTACGATATCAGGCTACTTCTTTTGGTGCCACCCGTAACAATAAG GCTTTAATCAAATCCACCAACAGACTTCGAGATTCATTGCTCCCAAAGGATGAGCCCAAGCTCGCAATTCCACTTTTGCTACTTATTGCTCAGCATCGTTCTGT GGTTGTCATTGAGGCCGATTCTCCTCACATTAAGATGGTCTGTGAACAGTTGGATAGATGTCACGGATCCCTTCTGCAATATGTCGAATTTTTATGTGGTGCAATGACATCAGTAAACTCATATGCTCAGTTGGTTCCAGATCTACATGATCTCATACATTTATACCACCTTGAACCTGAG GTTGCATTCTTAATTTATCGACCTGTGATGAGGCTCTTCAGATGTCAGACTACATCCGATGTTTTTTGGCCGTTAGATTGTGATGAAAGTTCAAGTAGTTCAGCTCAAGGGAAGGAGGGTGGACTTATACTCGATATTGGTCCTCCTCGCAAACCCGTAAC GTGGTCAGATCTTCTGGAGACAGTTAGAACAGTGTTACCGGCAAAAGCTTGGAACAGTCTCTCGCCTGATCTGTACGCTACGTTTTGGGGGCTAACACTTTATGATCTTTATGTACCGAGAAATCGTTACGAGTCTGAGATAGCCAAACAGCATGCTGCTCTTAAAGCATTAGAAGAACTTTCTGATAATTCCAATTCAGCAATCACCAAACGAAAGAAAGATAAAGAAAAGATCCAAGAATCTCTAGATAAGTTAACTAGTGAACTCCAGAAACATGAAGAAAACGTTGCGTCTGTGCGTAGACGTTTGGCCCGTGAGAAAGATAATTGGTTGAGTTCATGCCCTGATACATTGAAGATTAACATGGAGTTCCTTCAACGGTGCATATTTCCTAGATGTACATTCAGCATGCCTGATGCTGTTTATTGTGCTATGTTTGTTCATACCCTTCATTCACTTGGCACCCCTTTTTTCAACACGGTCAACCATATTGATGTTCTTATATGTAAAACATTACAACCAATGATATGCTGTTGCACGGAGTACGAGGTGGGCCGCCTTGGTAGATTTCTCTTTGAGACTCTCAAGACTGCCTATTATTGGAAG AGTGACGAATCTATATATGAACGTGAATGTGGAAACATGCCAGGATTTGCTGTCTATTATAGATACCCAAATAGCCAGCGTGTCACATATAGCCAATTTATCAAG GTGCACTGGAAATGGAGTCAGAGAATCACAAGATTGTTGATCCAGTGCTTGGAATCTACAGAATACATGGAAATTAGAAACGCTCTTATTTTGCTTACAAAAGTTTCAAATGTTTTTCCCGTTACTAGGAAAAGCGGGATCAACCTTGAGAAAAGG GTTGCTAAACTTAAGAGTGATGAAAGAGAAGATTTAAAGGTGTTGGCTACTGGTGTTGCTGCAGCATTGGCTGCTCGAAAG CCTTCATGGGTCACAGAAGAAGAATTCGGAATGGGTTATCTTGATTTGAAGCCTGCACCAGTAGCTTCAAAATCCGTTTATGTTACTCCAGCAACTATTAACGCTTCTCAAAGTGAAACTGCAAATGGAAGAACCACTTCAGTTCAACATCATGATTCCGGGACTTCTAACACATCAAGAACAAAACCTTCAGAAGGTAAACATGATAAAGGAAAAGGCGGTTCACTAAGTAACGGTTCAGATTTGTTAGCTGGACCACCCAGATCAGCCGAAAGTCAAAAGCAGATTGATGATTCCGAGAATCCAGCAAAAGGTCCTGCTGCGAAGAGATCAGTTTCTACTGCGTCTGTACCAAAGCAACCAAAACAGGATGCTGTGAAAACGGAAACTAAACCTAAGCTTGGTGGGCCCGTTCATGAGGTTTTCGCACTAGCAAAAGGATCATCCTCTAGATCATCAGATCCCGAGACTGGAGTTTTGAAATTGGCTGAATCGAGAAAAGACGATTCATCAGAACCCATGGATGTTCAAAGACGAACCTCATCCCGACCGACTCATTCCCCAAGGCCTGAAAATTCTTACGCCTCAAAAAGTAATGATAAACCGACGAAGAGAACAAGCCCCGCTGAAGAACAGGACCGGTTTAACAAGAGGCGAAAAGGGGAACATGATTTGAGAGACGTCGAGCCCGAGGTGCGGTTTTCAGATAGAGAGAGAGCAAGTGAGGATGAGCCAGTAAGAGTTAGTGATAAGCAGTTGGATAAACCGAAAGTTGAAAGATATGATCGGGAGCACAGAGAAAGATATCATGGAGATGATGTGATGGAAAAGTTAAGAGACCGGTCAATGGAAAGATACAGTAGAGAGAGGTCGGTTGATAGGGATTCTGATAAAGGTAGTAAAGATGACAGAAATAAAGGGCGCTACAATGATAATCCTGCTGACAAGGATGATCGGTTTCGTGGTCAGAGTTTACCACCGCCTCCCCCTCTGCTGCCACACGTTGTTCCTCAATCCGTAAATGCAAATAGAAGAGATGAAGATTCTGACCGGAGATTCGGAACCGCTAGACATTCACAAAGGTTGTCTCCAAGACATGATGACAGAGAACGCAGACGGTCTGAGGAAAATATGTTGCTTTCTCAAGAAGACGCAAAGAGAAGACGAGAAGAAGAAATCCGAGAGAGGAAACGAGAAGAACGCGAAGCATTCTCAAACAAG ATggatgagagagaaagagatatgGAGAGAGAAAAAGTTAACGCAACGAAGGAAGAGCTGGATGTGAACGCCTCAAAAAGGCGAAAACTTAAAAGAGAGCAGCATATGGCTTCGGAGCCTGGTGAATATTCACCagcagcttcagcttcagctccagCTCCTCCGCTTCATATTAACATGACATCATCATATGATGTCACGAGAGATAGGGGGGACCGAAAAGCACCCGTTCCACGTAACGTTTACATGGAAGAACCTACCCGTATGCACGCGAAAGATGTGCCCACTAAGATGACCCGTCGTGACTCTGACCC AATGTATGACAGAGAATGGGAAGAAGAAAAACGACAGAGGGTTGAACCAAAGAGAAGGCACCGCAAATAA